A region of the Equus quagga isolate Etosha38 chromosome 11, UCLA_HA_Equagga_1.0, whole genome shotgun sequence genome:
gttgtctcagttctagaggtcagaaatcTAAACTCAAAGTGTCAGCAAGCCTGTTCCCTCCGGAGGCTTCAGTGGagaatctgtcttttctctgcaGGTCGCCCCCTTCTCTGCGACAATCCAAGGGGGTCTCCAGGAGGGACTTCAGATCACTGTCCGTGGAACTGTTTTAGCCTCCAGTGGAACCAGGTACCTGGAACTGTGGTTTCTCTGCAGCCTCGCCCGTTAGCAAACCATGGTGCCTGTCAGCTCAGGATGGTTCACCCAGCACCCTCCAAGCTGCCTGCACCTGGACATGCCGGATGAGTATGACCTGGCCCTTGCCAACACTGAATGGCATGACTGCCATCTGCCAATAGCGTGCTGGCACCATTAACATAGAGTCCCCGTAGACATAGGGATGATGGGAGCTCTCAGCCTAAGGAGAGAAGCAGGCAAGCCCAGAGGCAGGTGATCATGTTACAGGGTTGAACTCTGCACACTATGACCCGGACGTGCAAGATCTCCCTTCCTCTGTTTCCCGTAACTGCCCTGGTCTACCTCAGAACCACCATTTGGCTaaagttgaaatatttaaatttgccATTAAATGTAATTTGATAAAGTTCTCACACCTGGAGTTTCACATTTGTTCTACGCCTcctattttatctcattttatttcatttttattttattttttggtatgtcTCCCTTTTTAGACCTTGTCTTTGTTGGTATAGTTCCATCAATTTCACATGTGCTTTAAgtttgttctcttctttcccaaTTGAGCAGACGTGGGCCGGCCTCCAACCAGTGTCCACCTGGTGCTGAAGGCTCTTCTAGGCACGTTTCCCGACTTCCATCTTTGACACAAATTTATAATTAGTTTCCAAGACCTATGCTTCCTCTATCTGGTATCAACACTTTACcctctttctacttatttttaaaaagtcacactGTAAATGCAAAATGCAATAATTGCACAAAAATACACTAAGTGGTAATTAGGTGAACAGAAAAGATGATGACAGACTGAGGATCACTGGTCGCATGCAAGTTCCCAGACAGACGCCAATCGAAGGTGAGGCCCCCCGTTCCCGCCACTGGCGTAAACCAGGCTACAGGTGACTCTCTGATTTCCCTCGTCTAGGTTTGCTGTGAACTTTCAGACTGGCCGCAGTGACGATGACATTGCCTTCCACTTCAACCCTCAATTTGAAGAAGGCGGCTATTTGGTCTGCAACACGAAGGAGAAAGGAcgctgggggcaggaggagaagacgCACCTGCCCTTTCAGAGGAGGAGCCCTTTTGAGCTCAGCTTCCTGGTGCTGAGCTCATGTTTCCAGGTGAGCAggagctctcctcccctccctcccgctGCCTGTCCCCTCAGCGCCAACAGGCCTGGGGAAGAGCCTTGAAATATTCACACCCATTGAGATCTGGCTGATTAGACAGATGACAGGACCATTTCCTTTAAGGGTGTTACTGATGGCTGCAGGCTCCGTTTGCACCTTCACCTGCATCTAAAGGTGCCCCTGTTGCTTCTTTTCCTCAGGGAATAAGAACCAGACAAGTCACCATGGGCTTTTTTGGCCTCCTGGGTCTTTAAAGTCCAAATTCATTCTGTTCCTCTGCTGTATTTGTTGATCCATCCAGGTCCCTGAGAACATCATTTTTTGGCAATATTGTTGCAGCCTTTCTCTAGGTTCTAGTAATGCCTTAGTTTTGCAAGGGGTTGCAAATTGCTTTTTCAACAGAGTCCTGTCTCTGGGCTTAGGAATATGGGTGGCAGTGTGTATATCCGTATGCACACATCTCTGTGAAGGTGCGTGTTCCCATCCCCTCCATGTGCAGCCTGAGGTCGCCTCTCCTCTGTTCCCTATGAACATTTTTACACGTATTTAAATAACACCCAGGTGAGCTATGATTAGACGCACAAACCTACTGCAATAAACGAACAACCATAAAAACTAAAAAGCCAACAACGAAAGCAAGGCAGAGATTGAGTTTGGATCACAGGCATGTTCCTGTAACTGACATACCTCTGAAGCCTGGTGCCCCTGACCTACAAGAAATGGATGGTCTTAGTTTCTAGAAGCAGGGGTCCCGGAGGCCCAGGTGTGCTCCCCGCCCGGGCCTGGGACCCCTCTCCTGAAACACGTGCTTGTCTTGGCAGGTGATGTTGAACGGGAGCCCCTTTGTGCGGTACCCACACCGTGTGCCCTTCCACCGCGTGGACACCCTCTCTGTCACCGGCACTGTGCAGCTGTCCTCCATCAGCTTCCAGGTCAGATGGTCCACCTGGCACCTGTCCCAGGGGCTCAGGGTGGACTCAGTCTAGCTGTGTCTAGGCCCTGTTGGGTGAGCCCAAACCCCATGTGTGACTCTGGGGATAAACCTCCAGCTCCCGTGTCCCATCCTTCTTGTGTCACTGTCTTTGTCTGGAACGCCTGTCTCCATCTCCCAGACTTCTAAGCCACTCCTCTCTGTCACTCTCTATTTCCACCTGGGTTAGGAAGCCGTGTGGGTCCAGAAAGAACCAGGGTCTAGGAATCAAACTGAATCCAGCTCAGATTCCAGCTCTGCCGTCCTCACTGGCTGTGGGATCTTAGACTAGCGACTTGGCCTCTCgcagcctgtttcctcatctgtggaaggGGCATAGTTGCTGCTGCCCCACGAGTTTTTGTGTGAGTTCACAGAGCAATAAATGTCAGAGGTTGTGAAATGGACCACATGGGACTACACCAGGGTCTGCTTGACCTtctctgtgttttaaaagttttgcaCGTGTTGCCAACATCTAAAAGGTCAGAgaagttttgcaagatgagaaagttctcgagctggatggtggtggtgtttacacaacaatgtgactgcactgtaaacttaaaattggttaagatggtacatttgacgtatgttttaccacaattttttttaaaaaatcaagaaatatcacATGCAAATCTTGATTTCTGGACTTTCCGTGAAATTATGAGGACTGGGGTGTGCTGGGCCCACATTCCTGCAGGGCCCAGGAGGCTGGATTGGACACGTTGTTACCACTTTCGATATTTCCATTCGCTCCTGAGATGGGGACAACACAGAGAAGCCCTCAGCAAATATCAGCTCCTCTCTCTTTGGTCCTCATCTCTCATATTCCTCATATTCAACTGTTTCCTCTAcaggggtgagagagagagatggagagagagagagagaggagaatgagagaaagagaaaggtgcatatatatatatagagagaggggGGACCATCCTGCTGTCACCCACGGGAGCCTAATGATCCCCACTGCCCCTCCACGCGGTCCTGaaaaccctccccaccccacacctgccTGGCTCTCTCCTTCTGGCCTCCGTCCGTGCCTTTCCGCTCTTCTTTGGCTTCATTAATGCTTCTCTTCACCCCGTGGTGCCTTTTACTTTAACAGAACACCCGCACAGCCCTGTCCCGCCTTCTCCACGAGGCAGTTCTCCCAGGCTGCCCATTTCCCACACAAGCCCAACAGGCACAAACCCCAAGTGAGTTAAACAAGAAACGTCCGGGAAGTGGAGCAGTTAGCAGGAAGGACAGAGGGTCCCAGGGGCTGGTTCCAGCCAGCAGGCCAGCCAGGGCCTAGGGCCCCGCCAAAGGGTCCCTGTCTCCCTCCGCCAGGCACCCAGAGCTGGGACCCAGGAGTCGTCCTggttcttccctccctcccctaacCTCTCTCCAGGGCACCAACGCCTCTCCCTCCTGAAACCACTGCCCTGGTCCAGGCCCCCGACCCCACATCACGAGGACCGTGGTCtagctcccccctccccccacaccctcccACTGCAGCAGTGCCCTTCCTGTAAGCAAATCTGGTCACATCCTCTCTCTGCTTAGAAATCCTGAAGGCCCCAAGTCGTTCCAAACAAAGGCAAACTCCCCAGCAGGATGTGCAGCATCCTCCCCAGTCTTGCCCCGGCGCACCTTCCAGCCTCAGCCCTCCCCTATGATGCTCACGCAGCTTCCACTGCTCACTCACGGCTCACTGGGGCCACCAGATTTTCCACATGCTGTCCCGGGGCTGAAAGCACCCTAAGCTACCTCACCTGGAGCCAACCCCTGAAGGCCCTTCAATGCTCTGCTTAAATGTCACTCCTCTGGGACGTCTTCCCTGAATGGGGAATCGCTGGATGCCCTGCCGCCCCGCCCCTCATGTCCCAGTGGACAATGTATATCTCTGTGCAGTGCCAGTCACCACATCCCAGTATAACTATGCTTACGTGTCTGTCCTCATCACTCCATCcgctccttccctctgcccctgagCCTTGCAGGCTGGGACTGTGGTTTGTTCAGTGTGTATCCCCAGCATCTTGCACAGTGCCGGGCACACAGGAGGCACCAGTATGTGAATGTGGAATGTGGTTTGCATGGGCAGTAGAAGAGGAAACCAGTCAGGGCAAGAAGATCAGTCAGCTGTGGGGCACAGGGTCCAGGACAGGAAGGGGAGCAGGGCCCGGCCCCTCCTTAGGCTCCTGGAGTAGTGGGAGCGGGGGAAGGGGTGTCTGTCCACCCAGCCTTCCTGTGGTCCATCACAGTCCAGCTCGGGCacttgcctcctgcctcctgccacaCTGGCTGCAGGACTGATGGGGCTCCTGGGAGCCCTTGCAGGGCAGTCCGActtgggcctgggcctggggaggaCAGGGTGGGTGGACACAACCAGGCAGAACTGGGAACCATTTTGGACGTTATTGCTTGCTCCCTGGACGAGcttgggcaagtcgcttaacccttctgagcctcatttcctcgCTAGTGGAACAGGAGCTAAGCTTGCCTCCCTCGGAGAGCACTGGAGCCCGAGCCTCATACACAACAGGCCCTCAGTAAATGCCAGTTTTCACCTTCTGGGAGAAATGTGGCCCTGGAAGCAATGGGAGTTCAGGGAAGCTGGCTGGGCTGCATCAGACAGGTCCTCCTCTCCCTCTAGAGGCTCCAATGGGGATGCTCTGGTCCTCCaaccctggccccacccccttCCTAAGCACTGTGAACCTGGGATGGTGGGGAAATCCAGGCCACAGGCTCAGGAAGGCTgatgggagcaggaaggaggcgaGGGCCAGTCAGGGGGTCATTTCTGACCACATTTTTGCCGTGGTCTCACCCTTGTGTGGCACCGATGTAAACCGCCATTTTGATTTCCTCATCCCTTCAGACTCCAGGGATCAGGCCGGCCAATCCTGCTCCCATTTCCAGTCTGTTGTTCTCTCTTCAGAGCCTCTTCATTTTGGTTCTTCCTGTGGATTAAAAGGTGGAGGCAGGACAGGCATCAGGTCCTCCCTGTCCATAAGGAGGGTGGTCGACCCCCTGACCATCTGTCTGGCTGAGTGCTGGGGAGAGGAAGTTGGGGGTGGACCCTGATGAATTGGGAAACACCCAGAAGTCACTTCTTGGCTCAGTCCTCTGCCACTGCGGCAGCCACAGAAGACCGAGGCCCCACCTTCCATCCCTCCTGCCAAGTGAGGCTGTGCTGGAGAAACTCCACTGAGAAGAAAGACAGGCCAGGGGCCACAGTGCAGCCATATTTCTTCTCCAGAGGAAACCTTTGCCCCAACTTCCTGCCCTGAGAGAAGAAACACCCCTTTCTTCCAATTTAGGGGGTCTGTTCGGGGTCATAGGGCTGGTTACTCCCTCAGGATTAACTCACATCAGAGGATTGTGTTATGTGGTGCCCTCTGGGGGCAGGTGGTGGTCTCCATGCTGGTAAGGGCTGCTTAAaacctggttttctttcttccagaagCAATCAATGATTAACTCAAAGCTAAACGCCACTGAACAGATGTCACCAGTAAGTCTGAAAGCTCTGGTCAGCTCACAGCACCACAGCATCCCCCTTACCCAAGGGCTGAATTCTCTGGTCCCAGATTCAGGGAGAAGGCAGTGTAGCAGGGCACGGGGGACATTGGGGAAGGGCCCTCTGCTCAGGCGACAGAGAGTGAAACTCTCCTGAGGACAGCAGAGTCTGCCCCAGGCTGGACTCACCCAGTCGCCCCAGAGGTAGGTCCCCTAGGTACCAGCAGGAAATTGGCTCCTTCTGTCACTGAGAGAGAGTGCAATGGTCCAGCATGTGGAGAGGAGGCCCTGCATCCCGAGGACGAGCCGCAGGATGTCACTGTTGCTCACAGGATGgagctgctgctcctcctcctgccagtGCACATCAGACGGGAGGCCTGGAGTCAGTGGGGCTGCCCTGGGTGGAGGGGCAGGTGACTGTGATGGGGTCCAGGACATGGCAGGGAGTCCCGCAAGGCTGACATGAGAAGGAAGTGATGGAGAATCCAAGGGCTGAAGCCTCACAACCTCAGTGTCACATTGGAGCATCCCCTTTCGACTGTGTGGGGCCCGTGTGTGTGTCACTCCCACACTGAAGTTCCTGGTCTCTTTTCAACAGAATCCCACACCCCTCCTATGGGCCATCCCAACCCAGCCTACACAACTGTGTTCCCAGGAGGGGTGGAGGTTTTGTCTCTGTTGGGCAGGGTGGGAGGCGAGGGGCAGTGCCAGCAGTGAAGCAGTCCTCTAGGAAGCTGAGGTTCCTAAAAACACCCAAGTAAACAAGAAGACTGTTAACAGGAGCTTCACATTTAAAATTGTCCCTTCATATGAACACACTATATGGCCTTCCCTTTCAGCCCAAGTGTCCTTTTGTGTCCGGCCAAAGGTATTTTCATGACAGTTTAAGCTCATTCATTTGAGAAAGGGTGGAAAGTTTTCATCTGGCATTTACCGAATCAAGTAAAGATGTCATGGAGTTCTTTCCTAAAAATATGTTACTCACAGGCATGGTTGTCAAACTCAGTTGACCGTCCAAATTTATGGAAATTGGCACAAGGTGTGCCTGCCGTGGCGGCTGCTCTGGCTGCCACTGGCTGACCTGGTCCTCTTCTCCCGACAGCTGATGCCTTTCTTCACCAGCATCCCGGGTGGCCTGTACCCCTCCAAGAGCATTGTCGTGTCAGGCACCGTCCTGCACAGCGCTCAGTCGTAAGCCAGGGCTCGTGGGGAGGAGAGACAGCCCAGGGTCATTCTGGCCATCACCCTGGCTCTGGGCAggcgggggaggggcagagacctAGAGCTCAGTGGTCAGAGGAGGTCCATGTGAGCTACCCACCCCCAGGTTCCACATCAACCTGCGCTCTGGGAGTGACGTCGCCTTCCACCTGAAACCCCTTTTCAAAGAGAAAACCGTGGTCCTCAACACACAGATCGATGGCTCTTGGGGACATGTGGAGAAAACTCTATCTGGAAAAATGCCCTTCATCCGAGGCCGGAGCTTCTCGGTAAGCTGCCCCAGCCTGCAGCTCAGAGGGGCTCTCATGGGGCAAATGGAGCACGGGTGGGGGTGTCTGGGGGCCCCTCGAATGAGATGGGAGCTGATGCCTCTGCGGTGAGGGCTGCGTACAGAAGAGAAAGTGTTCAACCacttgttgttattattttactattactgTCCCACTGTCCCACATCTgctctttacagatgaggaaacagactcacaAGTGCGGGTTactggcctgaggtcacacagcgaTAAGTGCCAGGTGGAGCCCCAGAATGAGGTGTCCTCCCtttattcacccattcattcgttccattcactcactcattcattccacaatcATTTCAGCTACTCTCTCAGGGCCCACTTTGTGCAGGAAGcaccccaggggctgggggtacaGCATGGAGCAGACAGACGAGGTCCTGCCCCACGGAGTCTGCAGTTtaggaggcagaggaagcaggaaagaaatgCACGGCCAGACCCTTGCTGATAAGAACAGGTGCTCTGCAGAAAGCAAACAGAATAGAGGGATAGAGTGAGCCCCGGGGCAGGGGCCACGCTGCCTTAGATGAGGACAGCTCTCCGAGGAGGCCACCGTGCCATTGAGACCCCAGTTGTAGAAGGAGCTGCCTGGCAAAGAACTGCGAGTGCGTTGGGGTGGGCAGTGGAGGGAGCAGCTGTTACTGCGGGGGCGGAGTCCTGGGTGTGGCCTGTCTGGGACCAGGCGACTGGGGCTCCCAGGTGAACAGTGAGGACAGAGAGGTGTGGGTGGGGCGTCTGAGGCCCGGCTCACACAGAGCAGGTGTTCTCAGCCCCGACCACACAGTCAAATCCCCAGGAgcttaaagaaggaaaatcaatgCCTGGGCCTGCCTGAGCCATTGAGGGGGTGACGCTGGACCTCTCAATCTTTAAATATGCCTTGATACTCTCCACCCAGGGTTGAATGACAGATGTGGGCTGTGAGGGCTATggaaaggagtttggattttaataCAGTGTTTTGGTGTGTTTCAAGCCAGAGGGTGATACACTTTGATTTCCAAATAGCTGTGTGAGTGTGAGCAAGATACTTAACTgctctgtgtcttagtttcctcatctaagaaATGAGCTAATAGTAACATCAATCTCATAGAGAAGtaagaatgaaattaaattgtGTTTGTGACACACTTAGCATCATGCCTGGTGAGCAGGAAGTATGCAAGTGTCAGTCATCGAGATGGGGATGATGACATTTTCACAGACGTGCTCCGAGGGGCTCCTGGAGAAAGTTTGGGGTGAAAAGACAGGTTAGGAGGCTGGCGTTGCAGGAGTGCAGGCACAGAGCCCTCCTGTGCACCGGGTTCTAGGGATGTGGACTGACAAGCCAGCATTCCTGCCCTGGAGGCTCAGGGTCCAGCTGGAGAatgaggatggggtggggacaTGGCCTGAGGGGGCACCTGACTCGACTAGGagggtattaggaggtggggaagggagggagggctcGCCTTCCTGCAGGGAGGGGGGAGAATCCTGAAGGGGGATGCGCAGTCATCTGTGTGGGCATGGGGTGCAGAGTTGGGAGCACAAGAGGAAGGGCATTCTGGGCGGTGGGAACAGAATATGCAGAAGCACGGGGGCAGGAGAGCCCGGGGCACGTTGAGTGAAGAATGAATCCTTCAGCGGGGTAGAAGGCAGGTGTGGGGCCTGCTCGATTAAGATgtaaggaaggcaggagggagggagacagaagcCTGCATTTAGGTCTGAGGACTTTAAAAGTTGGTGCAAATGACGTGGCCACTGTGTCCAGGTGTGGATCACATGTGAAGCCCGTTGCCTCAGGGTAGACGTGGATGGTAAGCACCTGTGTGATTACAACCACCGCCTGAGGAACCTGCACGCCATCAACGTCCTCGAAGTGGCTGGTGACATCAAGCTGACTCGTTTGCAGACATAGGAGGGATCCCTGGCCTGGGGTCGAGGGCTGGGGCACGTTGCTCTCTGGATCTGCTCATCACCTCCACCTTCCCcgtccctgccccagccccagccctccccagcctgCCGAGGTCTCTTTTCTGGGGAGACCATGCCCTTGTCTGGTCCTGCTGAGATTGCAGACAGCCAAGAGTGCCAAGGCAGCTGGCTGGGACCACCTTCCTTGGTCGGGGCAGGACCTGGGGTTCCAGCTGCCCCAAATCCCCCCTCCGAGGAGAGGGGTGGTCCACACAGGCTGCAgccccaggttcagttccctcGGCAGAAAGGGAGGGTGCTGGGCCTTCCCAAGCGCCTGGCCCAGGCCTACACCCCATCTGCCTCTCAGCTGCATCCCCAGCCCAGTCAGCTCCAGTCAGTCCCAGGCCAGCTGCTCTTCACTCCCCAGGGGAGGTGGtctcctcagcccctccctgtctcccagctTCAGCCTCTCCTGCACCTGCACCAGCCCTTCGCCCACTCCAGGAACGCTCCCTGATGACACCCCACTGGTTTCCTCCAACTGATGGGACCCCTCTCAGCAGggggctctcccctccccacgtccttcaaagaaataaagaaaaaggcttGTTAGCACACATACGGGCTGGTTGTGGTTTATTAAATGTGCTTGGAGACATTTGGAGTCTGGAATTGGGGAGACCCTGGCTGACGGATTGAGAGAGTGAGTATGTTCTCATTTTGATCAGGGGCTGGGGGGGTCCTGTTATCAACACCTGCTCCCCGTGGGTCCCCCACAAACCCACAAGGCTGTGGGAGAAAGCAGGCTGGGCTCAGGCCTCTTGGGCAGGACTCTGTGACGCAGGAAACTTGGGAACAGAAGTGAACCCAGGAAATAGCCCCGAGATGGGCCAAGGGCTGGGCCAGAGACCATGGGgtctgaggcagggctgggaggccaGATGGCAGGGCCAGCTCATCAGAACCCCTTGTCCTagtgggaggaggcagcaggtggGGTCAGGAGAAGCTGACTCGGAAGAAAAGCCTGTTTATGGGGTTCTGCTGTGGGCCCCTTGGCCTTAGTATTTGGGGTGTGTTGGGGAAAGTGGCTCCGTGTGTGGGGTTCTGCCCGCCGCTGAGCCAGTGCAGGGGGCCCGGGTCTGTGCCCACATGATGCCAACACGTCCTGCCACCTCCATCAAGAGTCTAGCGCCTCGGGAACCAGGGTGGGGCTCAAAGCGTAGTCCtcagcccagcagcagcagcacctgggagcttgttagaaaggcagCAGCTCGGGCCCGGGGCAGACCTGCTGGGTCAGAGTCTGCACTGTAACGAGAGCCCAGGGGGTTTGCATACACGTAGGAGGGTGAGAGGCAAGAGGCTAGGTGACCACGTTCTTGACCTTGTCCTGGATGCCCTGCTGGACACTGGAGGCTGGCATGTCCCTCtctccacacccccacccccctaccATCTGAGTAGGAGcggggaggggagaagtgggCATGGAGCCAATGAAGCAGAGACCAAAGCCAGGCTGGGGCCAGATTTGTGCAGACCCCACTGAGCCCCTGGCTGAGTTCCTTCCTCGTTCTCACTGGAGAAGGAAACCTGGCTCAGCCCCTGAGAAGCCTTCCCCAGGGAAGATGTGTGTCCTTCACTCTCTGTCCAGTCCTTGACACACAGCCCGACCTCACCTGCTTTCTCACCCAGACGCCAAATCCTTGTTGGCTACACCCACGTGCCACAGGCGGCCCCCAGAGCAAAGTACAGTGACTTTCTAAGTCGGGGTGTGGTCCAGGCCTTCACTAGAGAACTGGCATCCCGTGCAATGGCACCTGCCACAGCCCCAAGGGAGAGGCCTCCTGGGGGAGGTGAGCTCAGGCCCTGCAGGCGAGCCTGTGCTCCCTCAGCCCATCCAGGCTCTCAGATGTGCGCACAACTCCATGTGCTGCCCCTGTACCTGGGGGCCATTTCAGAGTAGCAGTGTGGCCAAGCTGGTACGACCCATTGTGGGGGATATTTGTCCAGGCTGTGGCACCACCGGTGCCCACTCCTACATAATTTAGGGCTGCTTTCCCTATAAAACaactgctcacacacacacacacacacacacacacacactgtggttAAAATACAATGCATTTCACATAAATATCTTCATCAAGGAGTCATACAAGGAAGGTCCAAGTGCCTGTCAGGAGCAGACTTGGGTTTGCTTTTCTTAAATACAGACTCGTAAATAACTGTACTTGGGGCAGCTAATACAGAGTGGTACGACAGCTGCCTGGTGGTCACTCCAAGAGGTGCAATCAGAAACCGGTTCCATCTGCTCCCACTCGATGTGCCTGGCATTGCAGATTGTCTCCAAGGGACCAGGGAGACCCAACTCTCCATTATCCAGGGACGGGTGGACTCAAGACAGACAGGAGGTTCCACTCAGTCCAGGCAACGACTTGGTATGTGGTCAAGAAAAGGGTTGGggggaaggagatgggggaaTAAGATGTGAGGCTGGGGATAATTTCCCTCCATCTCCGCAGGCTGTAATCCAGAGTTGGCTCCGTCACTGAATTCTGTGGCAGCAGCTTTAACTTTTCCCTGGGGCTGATGGCGCTCTGGGATGGctgggctgccctgtggccccaTCCTTTCTCAGCTTGTAGGGAACTGTGGCACCAAAGATGTCTTCATGGTAGCGCTTCTGGCTCTTTACAGGGAAACAGAGACCAGGGTGTCAGCTCTGCTGCTCCAGCCACCTCTCGTTCATCAGGTCCAGGCTGGGACGAGCCCCTGGGGTTCCCCACTTCCCTGTCACACGTACACCCCTGAGCCATTGCCTTCCCACTGCCGAGCCTAGATCATGTGGGATCTAAACTGGGCTCTTTCCCTCCCATCGGCGCCTGCTGTGATGTGGACGTCTAAGCGTCTCCCCAAGCTTATGATGGACAGCAAGGCCTGCCTAGAGCTTGTCCCTCCAGAGACTCCAGGAAATGTGGCTCTGAGATAAATGCATTTGGGAGATGCTGCGTACTTGCTACCACCTTGAAGTGTCACGATGCACAGAGTATGttagaggctctgagaagtcttgTCATACAGCAAGGCATTTGCCTCTGTTGAACTAAATAACAGACCAGGATGCACAGTCAGGCCTCTCACTGCCCGGCCAGCCCTGACCTCCAGCCACCTGTAGGATTCCTTTGGGGTCCAGGACTGTTCTGAGCCCGACTCTCGAGTCCTAGCTCCCTGGCCCGTGTCCTTGACCTCCATCCCTAGTCCACACGCCAGCTGCTGTGCCTTAAGCTGGAAAAAATGGCCCCTGCCCAGCTCCTCACTCAGACTCAGATTAGCAGCCACCAGCTGCTTCAGGTTGTGGGTCGCGTCCCAGGCAATGCGCACATCCCCACAGACATAGATGTGGCCTTGCTCCTC
Encoded here:
- the LOC124247547 gene encoding galectin-9-like; translation: MASSTQPPYLNPVAPFSATIQGGLQEGLQITVRGTVLASSGTRFAVNFQTGRSDDDIAFHFNPQFEEGGYLVCNTKEKGRWGQEEKTHLPFQRRSPFELSFLVLSSCFQVMLNGSPFVRYPHRVPFHRVDTLSVTGTVQLSSISFQTPGIRPANPAPISRCVCHSHTEVPGLFSTESHTPPMGHPNPAYTTLMPFFTSIPGGLYPSKSIVVSGTVLHSAQSFHINLRSGSDVAFHLKPLFKEKTVVLNTQIDGSWGHVEKTLSGKMPFIRGRSFSVWITCEARCLRVDVDGKHLCDYNHRLRNLHAINVLEVAGDIKLTRLQT